The Streptococcus sanguinis genomic sequence AGCGGCCCCTTAATAGCCACTAGATGGCTCTTAATCGTTGCCAACGTTTCGTCCGGTAGCCAGTCACCTGTCTGGTCTGCTGCTTTTTTCCCAGCCAAAACTTCCTTCCAAACAACTTTTCTCTGGCCACCATAAGCCTTTTCTACAGCCTTATCAAAGACCAGCTGGGCATTTTCCCAGATATCCACTCCAATCCCGTCACCTTGGATGTAAGGAATAATAGGAGCATCCGGTACCAGCAATTGCCCTTTCTCAAATAAAATCTTATCTGCCATTTTATCTCCTTCCGATGGGAAGATACTCCAAACCTTGAGCACCGATATAGTTAGAACGTGGTCGAATCAGCTTATTGTTCTTGCGCTGTTCCTGAATATGGGCAATCCAGCCAGCCACCCGACTCATAGCAAAAATCAGGGTGTAAATACTGCTGTCAATGCCCAACACATGGTAAACCGTAGCCGAATAAAAATCGACATTCGGTATCAGGTGCTTGGTATGCTTCATATAGGCTTCAATTTCTTCTGAAAGCTGATACCAGACTTCGTCCTTGGTTCCCTGCGTCAAGTCTTTGGCCATTTGTCGCAGGTATTTTTCACGCGGATCTTGAGTCTTGTAAACTCGATGGCCAAAGCCCATAATCTTCTCGTGAGAGGCCAGTTTACGGTCTAGGTAGGCCTGGCAATCCCCTTCCTCTCTGATCTCTTTCAGCATATCAAAGACACATTCATTAGCACCGCCATGAAGGGAACCCTTAAGCGCTCCAACAGCTGCTGTCACGCAGGAATAAATATCGGTCAAGGTTGAGGCGCAGACTCGAGCCGCAAAGGTTGAAGCATTGAGCTCATGATCGGCATGGAGCACCAAGGCACAGTTGAAGGCTTTGACCTCAAGTTCACTCGCCTCTTGTCCTTTGAGCATATAGAGGAAATTAGCTGCAAAGTCCAAATCCTCCCGCGGCTCTATTGGAGTCTGACCCGACCTCAGTCTTGCAAAAGCCGCAATAATGGTCGGCATCTTTGCCATAAGCTGGATGCTCTGCTCATAGGTCGCTTCTAGAGACGCTTCCTCAGCATGGACATTATAAACGCCCAAAAGACTGACCGTTGAGCGCAAGACACTCATGGGATGAAGGTGCTTGCGGGACTGGATGAGAATACACTGCTCCACCGCATCGCTAATGGCATAATTAGCTCGCAGATCTTCTTCAAAATGCTTGAGCTCAATTTGAGTCGGCAAATGCAAATACCACAGCAGATAAATCACCTCTTCAAAACTCGCTTGGTGCTCTACCAATTCAGAAATATTGTAGCCTGCATAAGACAAAGAATCATCAACAATCTGGCTAATCCTGGTATCACAGGCAATGGTATCTTTCAAACCGTCCGTCTGACTCATGCTCACACCTCCTCTAATTTCTTTCTAACGACCATGGGTAAAATTCCTCCATTTTCGTAGTAACGAATATCCGCCTCTGCATCAAAGCGCAGCCGAGCTTGAAAAGCTATTTCTTCAGCACCCTTTCGAGCTACTACATCAACTAGCTGACCAACTTGTGGGTCCTGTGGCAGATTGATGTCGAAACTTTCCTTACCTGTCAAACCCAGACTAGCCGCATTTTCACCCTCTAGATACTGCAGAGGAATAATACCCATCATGACCAGATTGGACCGGTGGATACGCTCAAAACTCTCTGCCAGCACCACCTTGACACCCAAAAGATTAGCCCCCTTAGCTGCCCAATCACGGCTGGACCCCATACCGTAGTCTTTGCCAGCTAGGACAATGGTGCCAATTTGCTCCTCTTTGTAGCGCATGGCCGCCTCATAAATGGATAGCAACTCTCCTTTATAATCTGTGTAACCACCAATTTTCCCATCCGCCAATTCATTTTTAATCCGAATATTGGCAAAAGTCCCCCGCATCATGACCTCATGATTGCCCCGACGGCTGCCATAAGAATTAAACTCTTGGTAATCCACTCCATGCTCCATCAAATAGGAAGCTGCTGGGCTGTTTCTGGCAATATTTCCTGCTGGGGAGATATGGTCTGTCGTCACCGTATCCCCAAATTTTGCCAGCACAGCAAGATTTTTCAGTGGCTGAATGGCTAAATCATCAGCTAAGCCATCAAAGTAAGGTGGATTTTGAATATAGGTCGAAGCCTGGTTCCACTGATAATTTTGAGAAGAGGCTGTCGGAATCTGATTCCATTTTTCATTGTCATCAAACACATGAGCATATTCTTTTTCAAAAAGCTGGCGCGTCACATATTTTTGAACATAGTCTGCAACCAAGTCGTGCTCCGGCATCAAATCCATCAAATAAACAGGTTGCCCCTTTTGATCATAACCCAACGGCTCACTAGTCAGATCGATATTGGTATTTCCAGCCAGAGCATAGGCAACTACCAAGGGCGGACTAGCTAGGAAATTGGCCTTGACCAATGGATTGATCCGTCCTTCAAAATTCCGATTTCCTGAAAGAACAGCACTAGCCAGCAAGTCAGTATTCGTAATCGCCTGAGCCACTTCCGGTCGGAGATCTCCTGAATTTCCAATACAAGTGGTGCAGCCATAGCCGACAAGATTGAAACCAAGCTGATCCAGATAGGACTGAAGACCACTCTTCTTGAGATAGCCTGTGACCACCTTGCTGCCGGGAGCCAAAGAAGTCTTAACTGTCTTTGAAACCCGTAAGCCTTTTTCTACTGCTTTCTTGGCCAAAAGCCCCGCCGCCATCAGGACATAGGGATTGGATGTATTGGTACAGCTAGTAATGGCAGCGATAGCCACATGACCGGTCTTAATCGTCTCCTCATGATCAGAAAATTGGACCACTGCAGACTTTTCCAGCTCGCTCTCATCTAAACCAAAGCCTCGGACCCCCGCTTCTCTGACTAGACTAGCTTGAAACTCCTCCTTAGCAGCTGTTAATTCAATCAAATCCTGGGGCCGCTTGGGTCCTGAGATACTTGGCACAATGTTGGACAAATCAATTTCGACTACCTTGGTATAGTTCGGCTCAACCTTTTCATCATAGAAGAGGTGATTTTTTTGAGCGTAGAGACGGGTCAGCTCGATATGATTTTCTGACCGATTGGTCAGACGCATGTAATTGAGCGTTTCTTCATCAATTGGAAAATACCCACAGGTAGCTCCGTATTCCGGCGCCATATTGGCCACTGTTGCCCGGTCAGCCAGACTTAAATTAGACAAACCAGGCCCAAAGAACTCGACAAATTTACCAACAACATTTTCCTGCCGCAAGATTTGCGTGACCCTTAAAGCCAAATCCGTCGCTGTCGCAATCTTAGGTAGGTTGCCCAAGAGGCGAACACCAATCACCTCAGGAACTGGGAAATATGAAGCCTCACCCAGCATGGCAGCCTCGGCCTCAATCCCACCGACTCCCCAGCCCAGAACACCGATCCCATTAATCATAGTCGTATGACTGTCCGTACCAAACATGCTGTCCGGATAGAGTTGGCCATCCTTTTCAATGATGACATCACTGAGAAATTCGATATTGACCTGATGGATAATCCCAGTAGCAGGGGGAACCGCACGATAATTATCGAACGATTTTTCTGCCCACTTGAGAAATTCGTAGCGCTCATTGTTACGGACAAACTCTTGGTTCATATTGGCCTCTAAAGCTGTATCACAGCCATAAAAGTCCACCTGAACACTGTGATCAATAACTAAATCAACCGGAATCTCTGGATTAATCTGATCGGCTTGACCTCCCTGCCCGACAATAGCATCGCGCATACTAGCCAAATCCACTACGACAGGAACACCTGTAAAATCCTGGAGAATGACTCGACTAGGCTTAAAAGGAACTTCTCCGCTTGGTGATTTAGCTTGATAATACATTAAAGAGCTAATGTTATCTTTTGTTACGTCAACACCATCTTCCTTACGAAGAACACTTTCTAATAATATTCGTATAGAATAAGGAAGTTTTTCTATATCCCCTCCTAGTAGAGCCGAGGCTTTCCCAAGGTCTATGTATTGGTATATTTTACCTTTGTAATTTAAATCGTTTAGGTATTCTGCCATATTTCTACCCCTCACTTATTTTAAATTGTTTTATATTATACTTTATTATGAAATTTTATGCAATAAAAATTATAATTTTTATGTTATATTTTATAACATAAAATAACAGTTTTTTAAATATAGGCAAACTGTACTAATGATTATTTTTCCCAAGCACGAAAAAACAAGCACCATTCTCGGTGCTTGTTATAGGTAAAATAATTTCAAATGCTTACTTCTTATTGGCTAACCATTTAAGAAGCTTGGTTAGAAGTCCCCAGATGATCAAACTAATGACAACAATATAAATCCAGGCGTTTTTATCATTAGACAAGGGCAGAGGAACATTCATACCAAAGAAACCCGTGATAACTGCGAGTACTGCCAAAAGGACCGAAATAATGGTCAAGACCGTCAAATTGTCATTCAGATTGTTATTCAGGATATTATTGTAGGAGCCAGAGAGCTGGCTGAGAACTTGAGCAATCAGATCAGTCATCGAAACGAGCTGACGAGCCTCAATCATAGCATCCTCAAACTGCTCGGTTTCTAATTCATCAAAACGGCGGTAAATGCCATGACTTTTGATATGCTCTAGGAGCATGCGATTCTGCTTAGCTGCAGCAACTAGATAGACCATAGAAGTTTCCAAGTCAGACAGAGCAAAAAGATGCTTTTTGGTAGTTGTCTGACGCAGGAGAGCATTAATCTCATCTTTACGCTTGTCCATCCGCTCAACAACCGGATAGTAAGAATTGGAGATTAACTCTAGACTAGCAAAGAGAAACTTATAGACCGATACTGGCTCATGGCACTCAGTATAGGCTTTCATCATGTCCACAACATAGGCATTGTCTTGGTTGCTGATAGTAATGAGCCGCCCCTGCTGCACTACAAAGGTCATGGGAATCGTTTCATAATATTCCTTATCTGTCGCTAGATTAAGGACATTGTAGATAAAGACAACTGTTCCATTCTCACGATTGTAGTCCATGTGAGCCCGCTCGTTCTTATCAAGCGCATACTCGATGGTCTCTTTATCAATCTCATAATCCTGATAAATCCGGGCGTTCTTTTTGAAACTATCTGAGTCAATGTTGATCCAGACAGACTGATCTTTTAGTTTTCTTTCCAGAAACATGGAGCTCCTTTCTATGAGGTAGAATGATTCTCTAATAAACTAGCACCAAACTTCATAAACTCTTCCTGCAAGTAAATATGCAATGTCGGAGCACAAAACCAATCAAATCAACTGCCTCGTCTGACGAGATTAGTCAAGTGGCTAGCAAGGGGCCAACAGAACTCTGCATTAGTAACTTTAGTTTGTTATACAATCATAACAATCCCATTCACTACGACACGAAGAGGCGAAAACGATTATTTTTTCGCCGATGAGTTAGTAAGGCAGTTAGCTAGTCTATACAATAGCACCTAGCGTCCAACAATTAGGAACTTTAGTTCCAATTATTGGTACTGAGTTACATCTTCTCTTCCAATTTAACATCTGGATATTTGTCCGCGAACCAGCGTAAGGCAAAGTCGTTTTCAAAGAGGAAGACTGGCTGATCAAAGCGGTCTTTGGCTAGGATATTACGGCTAGAAGACATACGCTCGTCCAAATCATCTGGTGAAATCCAGCGGACTGTCTTTTTGCCCATAGGATTCATGACCACTTCAGCATTGTATTCATTTTCCATGCGGTGCTTGAAGACTTCAAACTGAAGCTGACCGACAGCGCCCAGCATGTACTCGCCCGTCTGGTAGTTGGTATAAAGCTGGATGGCTCCCTCTTGTACCAGCTGTTCAATCCCCTTATGGAAGGATTTTTGCTTCATGACATTCTTAGCCGAAACTTTCATAAAGATCTCTGGAGTAAAGGTTGGTAGAGGCTCAAATTCAAATTTATTCTTACCTACAGTCAGGGTGTCGCCGACCTGATAAGTCCCCGTATCATAAACCCCGATAATATCACCAGCTACAGCATTGGTCACATTTTCCCGACTCTCAGCCATAAACTGGGTAACATTGGACAACTTGGCGGACTTGCCAGTGCGAGGCAGGTTGACACTCATACCGCGCTCAAACTCGCCTGAAACGATACGAACAAAGGCGATGCGGTCGCGGTGGCGCGGATCCATATTGGCCTGAATCTTAAAGACAAAGCCTGAAAAGTCTGGGCTGAGTGGCTCGACTACCTCGCCATCTGTCTTCTTGTGGCCATGCGGTTCCGGAGCAAACTTGAGGAAGGTTTCCAGGAATGTCTGGACGCCAAAGTTGGTCAGGGCTGAGCCAAAGAAAACAGGTGTCAACTTGCCCTCCAAAATCGCTTCTTCTGAGAATTCATTTCCAGCTTCGCTCAAGAGCTCAATATCTTCCTTAACTTGCTCATAGAAAGGGTTAGAAGCAAACAGTTGATCGCCTTCTGCCAGAGTTGCAAAGCGCTCCTCGCCCTTATAAAGTTCCAGGCGCTCATTGTAGAGGTCATAAAGACCTTCAAAGCTCTTGCCCATGCCAATCGGCCAATTCATCGGGTAGCTGGCAATGCCCAAAATATCTTCTAGTTCTTCTAACAAATCCAAGGGCTCGCGACCATCACGATCCAGCTTATTCATAAAAGTGAAGACTGGAATACCACGATGCTTGACAACCTCAAAGAGCTTCTTGGTCTGGGCCTCAATACCCTTAGCCGAGTCAATAACCATGACCGCAGCATCCACCGCCATCAAGGTCCGATAAGTATCTTCTGAGAAGTCCTCGTGTCCAGGCGTATCTAGGATATTGACCCGCTTGCCATCGTAGTCAAACTGCATGACAGAGGAAGTCACTGAAATCCCCCGCTGCTTCTCAATATCCATCCAGTCAGACTTGGCAAAATTACCCGTCTTTTTCCCCTTGACTGTCCCAGCCTCACGAATCTCGCCTCCGAAGTAGAGCAACTGCTCCGTAATGGTCGTCTTCCCCGCGTCCGGGTGGGAGATAATGGCAAAGGTCCGGCGTTTCTTAATTTCTTCTTGTAAAGTCATTTTCTTCTCTTTCTTTTATTTAGGATAATGGTGAATCTTAGTATTTTTTATTTTACATCGGAGTATTTCAATCCTTTCAACCTACCTATTATAGCGGATTTAGCGCTTTTTTTCAATGATCTAAAGAAGATAAAAATCGCCCTTTCGAGCGATTCTATTCTCCCATGTCAACTAAATTTCCTTTAAAATCTAACAATGACACTGTTAAAGAGGAAAACTGCAAAGATGAAGATTAAAACTAGTAAATAGAGCAGGCAATTTTCTGATTTCCAGTTCTTCTTTCTCTTCAGCTGTCATGGAAAAATGGCCTTATTCCGTTTCAAGAGATAGAGGACAAAGTCTCCTTCCCTTTGTCCGTTAGCTTTAAGAAATCCCAAAATTTGAAGCATTTCATTTCACGAACAAAGCGTCTAGCTCGACCAGCTCAAAGAGTTGATAGACAAACAGTTCATTTGTTACTACAAACAAGGCAAGTCATAATTAAACTTTCTAATTTAAGAAAAATCCTGCCACATTAACTTGACAGGAATTGTAAACTTGAGATGAATTAACTGCGGACCAAACTTAACTGCTTTTTCCACCGTATCTTAAACAATATGTCAAAGAGAACCAGAGCCAGAGAAAGGATGACCGACACAAGAAGATACTTTATCCATAGGGGTGCGTTAGGGATAAAAGGCGGGCTTTTTAGCAGACCGTAATTACCTCCGGTCACTTGATTAACGCCGACTAGGAAAAGATTGAGCCCAAAGGTGTAAGCTACAATCATATATTTCTTGAGCAGGGTCTTGTCGTAGTGATTCATCAGATAAATCAAGGAATTAACCAAGAGGGCATAGTGGCCAATCAGGAAAGAAAAGCTTGTAATATGCGGGAAATCATAGGGGTCAAAGACTGGATAGCCCAAGGCAAAGACCGCTCCGCTGGCTCCTAATAAAGCAAAATACTGCTTGCTGCGCCATTTGTCTGGCAGAAAGACCACCGCAAACATAGCCAGGCGGCAATGATAAAAGGGTAAGCTGTTGGTAAAGGGAATCCGAAAACCAAAATACCAGCTATAAAGCATCAGCAGCTGGGCAATCTGAATCCACTTAAAAGCCTTGACAAAACGCGGATTATCATGGTATTTGAGCGAGCTCCAAATAGACAGCAAGACCAGAGCAATCATCACAGCATACCATAAAATCGAGATAGGCGGTGCCACCGTTTTTGTCGTAGTTAAAAAATCTTCCATAAATCCTCCATGAGATAATTAAGTTAGGGTGACTGTCTTGGTCTGCTCCACGCGCTTAAAAATATCAGAAACCAAACAGACTGCTGCACTTAAGACGATTGAGACAAGCAGATAATTGAGCAAGAGTCCGTGATTGCCAACAAGCGGCGGATCTGTGAGAAATCCATAAGAACCCTTTGTCAACATATTGATAACAAGCAAAAAAGCATTCATCAGAAAGGTCGTCCACACCACTCGCTGCCAGCTCATAGAGAAAGTATGATAATATCTGAAAAGATAAATCAAACAATTTCCCAAAAGCGCTAGATGGCCGATGATAAAGGACAAAATAGTGATATGGGGAAAAGGGTAAGGATCAAAAATCGGATAAATAAAGGCTACAATCGAGCCAAAAGTCCCCAAAAGTGCAAAATAAAATTTATACACCGAGCGATTAGGCAGAAACATCAAAGCAAACATAGCCATTCTGCAATGATAAAAAGGCAGACTCTCAGACAGCGGGGCAGCAGTCAGCATATACCAAGAGTAGAGTCCTATCAGCTGGCAAGCTTGCATCCCGACAAATAGCTGCTGGTAAGGCTTCCGATTGTAGTAGCGATAGGAAAGCCAGATAATCGCAAAGACAAGCCCCAAAAGAACAAAATACCAAAGCCCCAGTTGAGGCGGTTCGGTTTTATAGGTTGTAAACATATCTCTTATTCCCATCTCCTAGGTTTCCATTCTAATATAAGGTTTGAACAAGGTTGAGTTTGCCTGTTGTTGCAATAATTTCTAGCATTTTCAGACAAAAAGCATTCCAGAAACTTACTTAACTAATCCAAATATTGTCCTCTATCTCCTT encodes the following:
- a CDS encoding citrate synthase; amino-acid sequence: MSQTDGLKDTIACDTRISQIVDDSLSYAGYNISELVEHQASFEEVIYLLWYLHLPTQIELKHFEEDLRANYAISDAVEQCILIQSRKHLHPMSVLRSTVSLLGVYNVHAEEASLEATYEQSIQLMAKMPTIIAAFARLRSGQTPIEPREDLDFAANFLYMLKGQEASELEVKAFNCALVLHADHELNASTFAARVCASTLTDIYSCVTAAVGALKGSLHGGANECVFDMLKEIREEGDCQAYLDRKLASHEKIMGFGHRVYKTQDPREKYLRQMAKDLTQGTKDEVWYQLSEEIEAYMKHTKHLIPNVDFYSATVYHVLGIDSSIYTLIFAMSRVAGWIAHIQEQRKNNKLIRPRSNYIGAQGLEYLPIGRR
- the acnA gene encoding aconitate hydratase AcnA; this encodes MAEYLNDLNYKGKIYQYIDLGKASALLGGDIEKLPYSIRILLESVLRKEDGVDVTKDNISSLMYYQAKSPSGEVPFKPSRVILQDFTGVPVVVDLASMRDAIVGQGGQADQINPEIPVDLVIDHSVQVDFYGCDTALEANMNQEFVRNNERYEFLKWAEKSFDNYRAVPPATGIIHQVNIEFLSDVIIEKDGQLYPDSMFGTDSHTTMINGIGVLGWGVGGIEAEAAMLGEASYFPVPEVIGVRLLGNLPKIATATDLALRVTQILRQENVVGKFVEFFGPGLSNLSLADRATVANMAPEYGATCGYFPIDEETLNYMRLTNRSENHIELTRLYAQKNHLFYDEKVEPNYTKVVEIDLSNIVPSISGPKRPQDLIELTAAKEEFQASLVREAGVRGFGLDESELEKSAVVQFSDHEETIKTGHVAIAAITSCTNTSNPYVLMAAGLLAKKAVEKGLRVSKTVKTSLAPGSKVVTGYLKKSGLQSYLDQLGFNLVGYGCTTCIGNSGDLRPEVAQAITNTDLLASAVLSGNRNFEGRINPLVKANFLASPPLVVAYALAGNTNIDLTSEPLGYDQKGQPVYLMDLMPEHDLVADYVQKYVTRQLFEKEYAHVFDDNEKWNQIPTASSQNYQWNQASTYIQNPPYFDGLADDLAIQPLKNLAVLAKFGDTVTTDHISPAGNIARNSPAASYLMEHGVDYQEFNSYGSRRGNHEVMMRGTFANIRIKNELADGKIGGYTDYKGELLSIYEAAMRYKEEQIGTIVLAGKDYGMGSSRDWAAKGANLLGVKVVLAESFERIHRSNLVMMGIIPLQYLEGENAASLGLTGKESFDINLPQDPQVGQLVDVVARKGAEEIAFQARLRFDAEADIRYYENGGILPMVVRKKLEEV
- a CDS encoding magnesium transporter CorA family protein, which gives rise to MFLERKLKDQSVWINIDSDSFKKNARIYQDYEIDKETIEYALDKNERAHMDYNRENGTVVFIYNVLNLATDKEYYETIPMTFVVQQGRLITISNQDNAYVVDMMKAYTECHEPVSVYKFLFASLELISNSYYPVVERMDKRKDEINALLRQTTTKKHLFALSDLETSMVYLVAAAKQNRMLLEHIKSHGIYRRFDELETEQFEDAMIEARQLVSMTDLIAQVLSQLSGSYNNILNNNLNDNLTVLTIISVLLAVLAVITGFFGMNVPLPLSNDKNAWIYIVVISLIIWGLLTKLLKWLANKK
- a CDS encoding peptide chain release factor 3, which gives rise to MTLQEEIKKRRTFAIISHPDAGKTTITEQLLYFGGEIREAGTVKGKKTGNFAKSDWMDIEKQRGISVTSSVMQFDYDGKRVNILDTPGHEDFSEDTYRTLMAVDAAVMVIDSAKGIEAQTKKLFEVVKHRGIPVFTFMNKLDRDGREPLDLLEELEDILGIASYPMNWPIGMGKSFEGLYDLYNERLELYKGEERFATLAEGDQLFASNPFYEQVKEDIELLSEAGNEFSEEAILEGKLTPVFFGSALTNFGVQTFLETFLKFAPEPHGHKKTDGEVVEPLSPDFSGFVFKIQANMDPRHRDRIAFVRIVSGEFERGMSVNLPRTGKSAKLSNVTQFMAESRENVTNAVAGDIIGVYDTGTYQVGDTLTVGKNKFEFEPLPTFTPEIFMKVSAKNVMKQKSFHKGIEQLVQEGAIQLYTNYQTGEYMLGAVGQLQFEVFKHRMENEYNAEVVMNPMGKKTVRWISPDDLDERMSSSRNILAKDRFDQPVFLFENDFALRWFADKYPDVKLEEKM
- a CDS encoding TIGR02206 family membrane protein; this translates as MEDFLTTTKTVAPPISILWYAVMIALVLLSIWSSLKYHDNPRFVKAFKWIQIAQLLMLYSWYFGFRIPFTNSLPFYHCRLAMFAVVFLPDKWRSKQYFALLGASGAVFALGYPVFDPYDFPHITSFSFLIGHYALLVNSLIYLMNHYDKTLLKKYMIVAYTFGLNLFLVGVNQVTGGNYGLLKSPPFIPNAPLWIKYLLVSVILSLALVLFDILFKIRWKKQLSLVRS
- a CDS encoding TIGR02206 family membrane protein → MGIRDMFTTYKTEPPQLGLWYFVLLGLVFAIIWLSYRYYNRKPYQQLFVGMQACQLIGLYSWYMLTAAPLSESLPFYHCRMAMFALMFLPNRSVYKFYFALLGTFGSIVAFIYPIFDPYPFPHITILSFIIGHLALLGNCLIYLFRYYHTFSMSWQRVVWTTFLMNAFLLVINMLTKGSYGFLTDPPLVGNHGLLLNYLLVSIVLSAAVCLVSDIFKRVEQTKTVTLT